CCGACCGGCTTCGACTGCCGCAAACGCTTCGCACAGCGCGGCGTCAGTGGCTTCGACGCCGTTGACCTGCACCCGCTCGTTGTAACGCAGCAGGTGCGGAGAACTGTAGACACCCACATTGAGGCCTTGCGCACGCAGCAATGCAGCGACGAATGCGCACGTGGAACCCTTGCCGTTGGTGCCCGTGACCGTAATCACCCGTGGCGCCGGCTTGCCCAGTCCCATGCGGGACGCTACCTCTTGCGAGCGCGCCAGGCCCATGTCGATGGCCGAAGGGTGCAACTGCTCAAGGTAGGCGAGCCATTCGCCAAGGGTACGTTGGGTCATATGTTGGCAGGTACCGGCGGAATCTCGATCGGCTCGATCGGCGCGGCGACGAACTTCGGCGTCGGCAGGCCCATCATTTGTGCCAGCAGGTTGCCCAGACGTGGGCGCAGTTCCTGACGGTGCACGATCATGTCGATCGCGCCGTGCTCCAGGAGGAATTCGCTGCGCTGGAAGCCTTCCGGCAGTTTTTCGCGCACGGTTTGCTCGATAACGCGTGGACCGGCGAAACCGATCAGGGCTTTCGGCTCACCAACGATAACGTCGCCGAGCATCGCCAGGCTGGCGGAAACGCCGCCGTAGACCGGGTCAGTCAGGACCGAGATGAACGGAATGCCTTCTTCGCGCAGACGCGCCAGTACCGCCGAGGTCTTGGCCATTTGCATCAACGAGATCAGCGCTTCCTGCATCCGCGCACCACCGGAGGCGGCGAAGCAGATCATCGGGCATTTGTTTTCCAGCGCGTAGTTGGCGGCGCGAACAAATCGCTCACCGACGATGGCGCCCATCGAGCCGCCCATGAAGGAGAATTCGAACGCCGAAACCACCACTGGCATGCCCAGCAAAGTGCCGCTCATGGAGATCAGTGCGTCTTTCTCGCCGGTAGCCTTCTGCGCGGCGGTCAGGCGATCCTTGTACTTCTTGCCGTCGCGGAATTTCAGACGGTCAACCGGCTCCAGGTCCGCGCCCAGTTCGGCACGGCCTTCAGCGTCGAGGAAAATGTCGATACGCGCACGCGCGCCGATACGCATGTGGTGGTTGCACTTGGGGCATACGTCCAGGGTCTTTTCCAGCTCCGGACGATACAGCACCGCCTCGCACGACGGGCATTTGTGCCACAGACCTTCAGGCACCGAGCTCTTCTTGACCTCGGAACGCATGATCGAAGGGATCAGTTTGTCTACTAACCAGTTGCTCATGCTTTCTTTCTCCAGTACCGGCGGCCCGAACGCTTTGGTTCGCAGCCCCGCGTATGCCCTTGAGCTAAATTCATGTGTGTGGCGATGATCGTTGAGTTGCCGGGTCAGCGAGACTGACCTGCGTACCGCTCAAAAACCCTCAGCCGTGCCTGCTTTGTGCAGCGCAGTGCATTTTGGGACGGCGGCAGTTAGCCAGCCGTCACATCACGTATCGCTTTGATAAATGCCTGAATCTTTGCGTGATCCTTGATGCCCTTGCTCGCCTCCACCCCGCCGCTGACGTCCACGGCATACGGCCGGACCCGAGCGATGGCGGCGGCGACGTTGCCGGGGTTGAGACCGCCGGCGAGGATGATCGGTTTGCTCAGGCCTTGCGGTATCAAAGACCAGTCGAACGCTTCGCCGGTTCCGCCCGGCACGCCTTCTACATAAGCGTCGAGCAGAATGCCGCTGGCGCCCGGGAAGGCCTCGCACGCCGCGCGAATGTCGTCTCCGGCCTTGACCCGCAACGCCTTGATGTACGGGCGGTTCCAGCCTTCGCAGTCCTCGGCCGGTTCGTCACCGTGAAACTGCAACAGGTCCAGCGGCACGGCGTCGAGGATTTCGCCCAACTCGCAGCGGCTGGCGTTGACGAACAAACCCACGGTAGTGACGAATGGCGGCAAGGCTTTGATGATCGCCCTCGCCTGCTGGAACGTCACTGCCCGTGGGCTCTTGGCGTAGAACACAAATCCGATGGCATCGGCCCCGGCCTCGACTGCCGCCAACGCGTCTTCGATGCGGGTAATCCCGCAAATCTTGCTGCGAACGGCTGACATGTCGATAAAACCTCAGGGCTAATCCGAGAAAGTCCCGGATGGTAACAAATGCGTTCGAGGGCGTCAGCCGTCAAGTTCGCTGAAGCCGGTCAGGAAGTGCGGGCCGATGTAGCGCTCGGGCAACGGGAACTCGTCCCGATATTCGACCTGCACCAGATACAGGCCGTACGGGTGAGCGGTCACGCCGCCGGAACGCCGAATGCGGCTCTCCAATACTTCTTTCATCCACTCCACCGGGCGCTCGCCGGACCCGATGGTCATCAGCACGCCGGCAATGTTGCGCACCATGTGATGCAGGAACGCGCTGGCGCGGATGTCGAGCACGATCATTTTGCCGTGACGACTCACGCGCAAATGGTGCAATTGCTTGATCGGCGATTTGGCCTGACATTGCCCGGCGCGGAAGGCGCTGAAGTCGTGGGTGCCGACCAGATATTGCGCAGCTTCGGCCATGCGCTCGACGTCGAGCGGGCGGTGATTCCAGGTGATTTCTTCGTTGAGGTGCGCCGGGCGGATCTGATCGTTGTAGATCACGTAGCGATAGCGGCGGGCGATGGCTTTGAACCGCGCGTGGAAATCCGCAGGCATGACCTTGGCCCAACTGACGCTGACGTCGTGCGGCAAATTGATGTTGGCGCCCATGACCCAGGCTTTCAGCGAGCGCTCGACCTGGGTGTCGAAATGCACCACCTGCCCGCAGGCGTGCACGCCCGCATCGGTCCGCCCGGCGCAATGCAGCGACACCGGCGAATCGGCGACTTTGGACAGGGCATTTTCCAGGGTTTCCTGCACGGTCAACACACCGGAAGCCTGCCGCTGCCAGCCGCGATAACGCGAGCCTTTGTACTCGACGCCCAACGCGATGCGGTAAAAACCGTCAGCCGCCATTTCGGCGGCCGGATTATCTATATTTGCCAAGGGGTGACAGCCTGCTGATAAACGCAAAGGCGGGCATTATAAGGCCGCCGGTTCGCGACGCCAGAGGTGAGTGGGATTGCGCTGGTGTTGATGGCGATTGTTGAGGCAAAGCAAAACCTGCGGGAGAACAACTGTAGGAGCCGAGCTTGCTCGCGAAGTGGCCGGCACATTCAGCAAATTTGTTGGCCGATAGACCGCCATCGCGAGCAAGCTCACTCCTACAGGGGGTTTGTGGTGGGGCTTGGAATTTCGTCCAACAGATAACCTGTGGGAGCCGAGCTTGCTCGCGATGGGGGCGGCACATTCAGCAAATTTGTTGGCCGATAGACCGCCATCGCGAGCAGGCTCACTCCTACAGGGGATTTGTGGCAGGGCTTGGAATTTCGTCCAACAGATAACCTGTGGGAGCCGAGCTTGCTCGCGATGAGGGCGGCACATTCAGCGAATTTGGTGGCTGATAGACCGCCATCGCGAGCAGGCTCACTCCTACAGGGGATTTGTGGTGGGGCTTGGAATTCCTGTGCAACAGATAACCTGTGGGAGCCGAGCTTGCTCGCGATGGGGGCGGCACATTCAGCGAATTTGGTGGCTGATGGACCGCCATCGCGAGCAAGCTCAGCTCCTACAGGGGGTTTGTGGTGGGGCTTGGAATTCCGTCCGACAGATGACCTGTGGGAGCCGAGCTTGCTCGCGATGGGGGTGGCACATTCAGCAAATTTGGTGGCTGATGGACCGCCATCGCGAGCAAGCTCGGCTCCCACAGGGGATTGGGGTGAGCCTCGCCCCTGTAGGAGTGAGCCTGCTCGCGATGGCGATAGGCCTGACGCCTTCGCATTCGCGCGCAAACAAAAACGGCAGCCTCTATGGGCTGCCGTTTTTTTCCATCTCACCGTTGCATCAGATCAGGCGCGAGAGCATTTCCTGCGCTTCTGTCTTTTGCCCGGCGTCGCCCTCGGTCACGACTTCGTTGAGGATGTCGCGGGCGCCGTCGCTGTCGCCCATGTCGATGTAGGCCTGGGCCAGGTCGAGTTTGGTGGCGACTTCGTCGGTGCCCGAGAGGAAGTCGAACTCAGGCTCGTCATCCATCGATGCCGCGGCGTCGGCTTCGGTGAAGCTCGGTTCGCCGATGCTTTGGGACAGACGATCCAGCTCGGCGTTGACGTCGTCGAGCTCAGTGGTGAACGCGTCTTTCGGTTCAGCGACGTCCATTTCATCGGCCAGCGACAAGTCGAAATCCGCAGGCAATTCCAGATCGTCGAGGGCAGCTTCGTTCGGCGTTGGTGTTTCGACGGGGGGCAGGTCTTTCACGCCGTCGTCGAGGTCGAGCAGGAAGTCATCTTCGGCCAAAGTGGCTGGCGACGCTTCGGCGCCGAGGTCCAGGTCCAGATCGAAGTCCGACAGGTCGTCGAGGTTTTCCTTGATTTCAGTCTGCTGTTGCAGCACCGACTCAAAGCTCAAATCGTCGTCCAGCGGGAATTCGTCCAGCTCGGCCGCAGGCGTCGGTTCCGGGATCGGCGCAACCACGGCTGGCGAAGCGTTTTCCAGATCATCCAGGCTCAGATCGAACGCGCTGTCCAGATCATCCTCAGCCGGGGCCGGCGTTTCTGGCTCATCCAGCAGCAGTTCCTTGACGTACTGCGCGTCCAGTTCGGCGGCGATGGCGGCGGCTGCGATGCCACCGGCTGCGGCCAGGGCCATGGCCGGGAAACGACTTTTCAACTGCTCGACCTGGGCGAAGTTATCACCCGTGGCCACCAGTTGACGCTCCTGAGCGACGAACGCATCGCGATCGCCCTGCTGACCATACACTTCCATCAGTTTCAGGCGCAGGTCGCTGCGTTGCGGCTCTTGCTTGATGCCGTCTTCGAGCAACGCGGCGGCCTGATTAAAGCGACCGGCGTTGATGTGCGATTGCGCGTGGGCCAGCACGTCGTCATTGCGTTCACCGGCAGGCGCGACCAGCGGCGCAGCGATCGGTGGCGTAACGATGACCGGTGCAATAACAGGCGCCGGGGCCGGCACAGGTTGGGTAATCGGCGCTGGAATCGGTGATGGCGCCTTGGCCAGTTTCACCGCTGGCGGCGGAACTTCCAGACCTTCAAAGCTGCTTTCCGGCAGGTCTTGCTCAGGGGAAAACTCCTGCTCTTCCGCCAGCGCGCGGGCCATGCGCACATGCTTTTCAGCTTCTTGCTGGGCTTTGCGGCGACGGGCCAGGAGCAATAGCAACAACAGCAGCACAATCGCGCCGCCGCCGAGCAGCCCCAGCAGAATCGGGTTGGTCAGCAGGTCATTGAATGTGCGCTCATCGTCCACCGCAGGGGTCGGCACGACCGGCGTCTCGCCAGTGGCCGGCACCGGTGAAGCTTCCGGCGCTGCTTCAGGCGCGGTCACTACCGGCGCCGGCGTTCCCGGTGCCGCTTCAGTCGGCAGCGTTTCAGCCGTCGAGGCGTCAGCAGGTGCAGTGCCGGGCGCTGGCGTCAGCTCAGCGGAAATCGCCGGAGCAGTCGCCACTTCCGGCGTGACCGGGATCGCCGGATCAACCGGCGCACCTGCCGCACCAGCGGCACCTGCCGCACCTACTCCACCCGCCGCGCCATCAGCCTGCAGCTTGGCCAGTTGGTTGTTTTTCAGCTCGATCAGGCGTTGCAGCTTGTCCAGCTGACTTTGCAGATCGGTCATGCGGCTTTTCAGTTCGGCGTTGTCACGACGGGTCGTGTCGAGGCTTTCCTGAGTGACCGCAAGTTTATTGCTGAGATTCTTCGCGTCGCCAGCAGCGCCCTTGGCGCCCTTCTTCGCGGCATCGGCCGAGACCAGGCTCAGGTTGTCTTTTGCTTCCTGAGTCGAAGGTGCATCGCCGCGACCACGATTGGTCGCATCAAGTTGCTGCTGGCCAGTGCCAGGCTTGGCCACGTAGCGGCGACCTTCGCGCCACGCGGCGTTTTGCGCGGCGACTTCGGCGATGGCTTTAGGCTGCGGCAGGCTGGTGCTCTGCACCTGATCCGGCATGCGCAGGACCTGGCCGGTTTTCAGCAAGTTGATGTTGCCGTTGATAAACGCCTGCGGGTTCAGCGCCTGAATGGCCAGCATGGTTTGCTGAACCGAACCGCCGTTGCGCGCCTTCGCGGCGATTTCCCAAAGGGTGTCGCGCGGCGTCGTGGTGTAGGTCTGCGATTGCGTGGCGCCGGTGGATGGCGCGATCACAGTTTGAGCCGGCGCAGGTTGCGCAGCCGCTTCGGCGGTTTGTGGGGAGAATTTCGAAGGATCAAGCAGCACGCTGTAATCGCGCAACAGGCGACCGTTCGGCCACATCACCTGAACCAGGAATTTCACCATCGGTTCAGAGAGCGGCTGACTCGACGTCACGCGCAGGATGCTTTTGCCGCTGGCGTTGAGCACCGGGGTGAAGGTCAGGTCGTTGAGGAAGGCCTGGCGATCAACCCCGGCCTTGGCGAAATCTTCCGGCGAGGCCAGGCTCGGCACCACTTCGGCAGCGGTGAGGTCCTTGACGTCGAGCAGCTCGATTTCGGCTACCAGCGGCTGGTTCAGCTGCGACTTCAGGGTCAGCTCCCCGAGCCCGAGGGCATGCGCCATACCGGAGGACAGCGCCGAGGCGGCCGCTATTGCTAACACCAGTTTGCGAACTTGAACCATAGCCTCATCCTTTGTTTGAACATTCCTCGGCCAGCGAGAAGGTATTGATAGTCGCTGCCGTAAGGCATTGCGCGCGGCGGCGAAGGGTCGTCGCGCGCGATCGTTTCGGTGCTGCTGCGCCAAGCATAGCGCTCGGCTAGAATCATTCGACAAATTGTTGCCAAGTATCTTTTACAGCAGGTCTTTTATCAACAATTCGGCCACCTGCACAGCATTGAGGGCCGCGCCTTTGCGTACGTTATCTGACGTCAGCCAGACATTAAGTTCCGACAGGTCGTCGACTCCGCAGCGCACGCGCCCCACGTAGACCACATCCTGCCCCACCGCGTCACCTACCGGCGTCGGATAATCACCCGCTTCCACCAGTTCGATGCCCGGCGCGTCTTCGAGCGCGGCATTCACTTTTGCCAGATCGACGGCGCTGGATGACTGCAGGGTCACGCTAAAGCTATCGCCGAAAAACACCGGGGCTTGAATGCAAGTGGCGGAAATCTTTAATAAAGGTAGCTCAATGACCTGACGCAGCTCGCGCACCAGGCGTTTTTCCAGCAGCGTATGGCCCTGTTCGTCAGGTTTACCGACTTGGGCGAGCAGGTTGAAAGCCATTTGCCGATCGAAAAAAGTCGGCTCCAGCGGGCGCACGTTGAGCAGTTCGGCGGTCTGCCGGGCAAGCTCGGTCACGGCTTCGCGGCCCTGGGCGGAC
The window above is part of the Pseudomonas prosekii genome. Proteins encoded here:
- the accD gene encoding acetyl-CoA carboxylase, carboxyltransferase subunit beta; the protein is MSNWLVDKLIPSIMRSEVKKSSVPEGLWHKCPSCEAVLYRPELEKTLDVCPKCNHHMRIGARARIDIFLDAEGRAELGADLEPVDRLKFRDGKKYKDRLTAAQKATGEKDALISMSGTLLGMPVVVSAFEFSFMGGSMGAIVGERFVRAANYALENKCPMICFAASGGARMQEALISLMQMAKTSAVLARLREEGIPFISVLTDPVYGGVSASLAMLGDVIVGEPKALIGFAGPRVIEQTVREKLPEGFQRSEFLLEHGAIDMIVHRQELRPRLGNLLAQMMGLPTPKFVAAPIEPIEIPPVPANI
- a CDS encoding phosphoribosylanthranilate isomerase, with the protein product MSAVRSKICGITRIEDALAAVEAGADAIGFVFYAKSPRAVTFQQARAIIKALPPFVTTVGLFVNASRCELGEILDAVPLDLLQFHGDEPAEDCEGWNRPYIKALRVKAGDDIRAACEAFPGASGILLDAYVEGVPGGTGEAFDWSLIPQGLSKPIILAGGLNPGNVAAAIARVRPYAVDVSGGVEASKGIKDHAKIQAFIKAIRDVTAG
- the truA gene encoding tRNA pseudouridine(38-40) synthase TruA, which codes for MAADGFYRIALGVEYKGSRYRGWQRQASGVLTVQETLENALSKVADSPVSLHCAGRTDAGVHACGQVVHFDTQVERSLKAWVMGANINLPHDVSVSWAKVMPADFHARFKAIARRYRYVIYNDQIRPAHLNEEITWNHRPLDVERMAEAAQYLVGTHDFSAFRAGQCQAKSPIKQLHHLRVSRHGKMIVLDIRASAFLHHMVRNIAGVLMTIGSGERPVEWMKEVLESRIRRSGGVTAHPYGLYLVQVEYRDEFPLPERYIGPHFLTGFSELDG
- a CDS encoding FimV/HubP family polar landmark protein, yielding MVQVRKLVLAIAAASALSSGMAHALGLGELTLKSQLNQPLVAEIELLDVKDLTAAEVVPSLASPEDFAKAGVDRQAFLNDLTFTPVLNASGKSILRVTSSQPLSEPMVKFLVQVMWPNGRLLRDYSVLLDPSKFSPQTAEAAAQPAPAQTVIAPSTGATQSQTYTTTPRDTLWEIAAKARNGGSVQQTMLAIQALNPQAFINGNINLLKTGQVLRMPDQVQSTSLPQPKAIAEVAAQNAAWREGRRYVAKPGTGQQQLDATNRGRGDAPSTQEAKDNLSLVSADAAKKGAKGAAGDAKNLSNKLAVTQESLDTTRRDNAELKSRMTDLQSQLDKLQRLIELKNNQLAKLQADGAAGGVGAAGAAGAAGAPVDPAIPVTPEVATAPAISAELTPAPGTAPADASTAETLPTEAAPGTPAPVVTAPEAAPEASPVPATGETPVVPTPAVDDERTFNDLLTNPILLGLLGGGAIVLLLLLLLLARRRKAQQEAEKHVRMARALAEEQEFSPEQDLPESSFEGLEVPPPAVKLAKAPSPIPAPITQPVPAPAPVIAPVIVTPPIAAPLVAPAGERNDDVLAHAQSHINAGRFNQAAALLEDGIKQEPQRSDLRLKLMEVYGQQGDRDAFVAQERQLVATGDNFAQVEQLKSRFPAMALAAAGGIAAAAIAAELDAQYVKELLLDEPETPAPAEDDLDSAFDLSLDDLENASPAVVAPIPEPTPAAELDEFPLDDDLSFESVLQQQTEIKENLDDLSDFDLDLDLGAEASPATLAEDDFLLDLDDGVKDLPPVETPTPNEAALDDLELPADFDLSLADEMDVAEPKDAFTTELDDVNAELDRLSQSIGEPSFTEADAAASMDDEPEFDFLSGTDEVATKLDLAQAYIDMGDSDGARDILNEVVTEGDAGQKTEAQEMLSRLI
- a CDS encoding aspartate-semialdehyde dehydrogenase, which gives rise to MSQSFDIAVIGATGTVGETLVQILEERDFPVGNLHLLASSESAGHSVPFRGKNVRVREVDEFDFSKVQLVFFAAGPAVTLSFASRATAAGCSVIDLSGALSAEQAPQVVPEANAHVLAGLKKPFMVSSPSPSATTLAVVLAPLLAVIDLQRVNVTASLAVSAQGREAVTELARQTAELLNVRPLEPTFFDRQMAFNLLAQVGKPDEQGHTLLEKRLVRELRQVIELPLLKISATCIQAPVFFGDSFSVTLQSSSAVDLAKVNAALEDAPGIELVEAGDYPTPVGDAVGQDVVYVGRVRCGVDDLSELNVWLTSDNVRKGAALNAVQVAELLIKDLL